The following coding sequences lie in one Treponema socranskii subsp. buccale genomic window:
- the rplU gene encoding 50S ribosomal protein L21 has translation MYALIEYKGKQYKAEKGTVLTVDKLSEEKGSTLELDSVLLVSDGDKISVGAPYVAGAKVKIEVGETFRDKKVLVFKYKAKKDYHRLIGHRQAYTKVTVTDITVA, from the coding sequence ATGTACGCACTTATCGAATATAAGGGCAAACAATATAAAGCGGAAAAAGGCACCGTTTTAACGGTCGACAAATTGAGCGAAGAAAAGGGTTCGACCCTCGAACTCGATTCCGTTTTACTCGTAAGCGACGGCGACAAAATCAGCGTCGGCGCTCCATACGTTGCGGGCGCGAAAGTGAAAATCGAAGTCGGGGAAACGTTTCGCGACAAAAAAGTGCTCGTGTTCAAATATAAAGCCAAAAAGGATTACCACAGGCTTATCGGGCACCGTCAAGCGTATACGAAAGTTACCGTAACGGATATTACCGTCGCGTAA
- the rsfS gene encoding ribosome silencing factor yields MKTTEQKAKELARLMEDGKGKDVALIDVSELNSWTDYFVIVTVTSSAHKEGLYKQACDYAKENGLELYRTRRKHSDGDDWQLIDFGDIVVHLMSSDARGFYDLEKLWHAGRRVEINN; encoded by the coding sequence ATGAAAACGACGGAACAAAAAGCGAAAGAACTCGCGCGGCTTATGGAAGACGGCAAAGGGAAAGACGTCGCGCTCATCGATGTTTCGGAACTGAACAGTTGGACGGATTATTTTGTCATCGTTACGGTTACGAGTTCGGCGCACAAAGAAGGCTTATATAAACAGGCATGCGATTACGCAAAGGAAAACGGACTCGAACTCTACCGTACGCGCAGAAAACACAGCGACGGCGACGACTGGCAGCTGATCGATTTCGGAGATATCGTCGTGCACTTGATGTCGAGCGACGCGAGGGGTTTTTATGATTTGGAAAAGCTGTGGCACGCCGGCCGCCGAGTGGAAATTAATAATTAA
- the rpsG gene encoding 30S ribosomal protein S7 yields the protein MGRHKKSIDRPVMPDVKYNSKVVSKFITRMMLQGKKETCKRLMYTAMDNLKAKTDKDPLEVFLKALENVKPMVEVKSRRVGGATYQVPVEIRDVRKEALAMRWIITAARNRNGHGMAETLAAELLDAYNSTGTAFKKKEDTHKMAEANKAFAHYRW from the coding sequence ATGGGAAGACATAAAAAATCGATCGATCGTCCCGTTATGCCGGACGTAAAATACAACAGCAAAGTCGTTTCGAAATTCATCACGCGTATGATGCTGCAGGGCAAAAAAGAAACGTGTAAGCGCCTCATGTACACGGCGATGGACAATTTAAAAGCAAAAACCGATAAAGACCCGCTCGAAGTGTTTTTGAAAGCGCTCGAAAACGTCAAACCGATGGTGGAAGTAAAATCCCGCCGCGTCGGAGGCGCGACTTATCAGGTTCCGGTGGAAATCCGCGACGTGCGCAAAGAAGCGCTTGCAATGCGCTGGATCATCACCGCCGCCCGCAACAGAAACGGACACGGCATGGCCGAAACGCTCGCCGCCGAACTGCTCGATGCGTACAACAGCACGGGTACGGCGTTTAAGAAAAAAGAAGATACGCATAAGATGGCCGAAGCGAACAAAGCGTTCGCGCACTACCGCTGGTAG
- the rpmA gene encoding 50S ribosomal protein L27 translates to MGRSRGGSGAKNGRDSNPKNLGVKRYGGEAVTAGSILVKQRGTKFFPGSNVKRAGDDSLYATADGKVVYHERMNRKYISVTPANA, encoded by the coding sequence ATGGGAAGATCGAGAGGCGGCAGCGGCGCCAAAAACGGACGCGATTCCAATCCGAAAAATTTAGGCGTAAAGCGATACGGCGGAGAAGCGGTTACGGCCGGTTCCATACTTGTCAAACAACGCGGAACGAAATTTTTTCCGGGCAGCAATGTAAAGCGTGCGGGCGACGACAGCCTGTATGCGACGGCTGACGGTAAAGTCGTCTACCACGAACGGATGAACAGAAAATATATTTCCGTTACTCCGGCAAACGCGTAA
- a CDS encoding ribosomal-processing cysteine protease Prp — protein MISVLLTCGKDGTLASCRAQGHARFAERGSDIVCSAVTVLLRTTMQALSETEGVFVRADASERGSLDFDVSAESAPAESRAALVYAGRFLEAGLASLVREYPRNVELKIQTD, from the coding sequence ATGATTTCCGTGCTGCTCACTTGCGGCAAAGACGGAACGCTCGCATCGTGCAGGGCGCAGGGGCACGCGCGTTTTGCCGAGAGGGGAAGCGACATCGTCTGCAGCGCCGTTACTGTTTTGCTGCGTACGACGATGCAGGCGCTTTCCGAAACGGAAGGCGTCTTCGTCCGAGCGGATGCTTCGGAGCGGGGGAGCTTGGATTTCGACGTGAGTGCGGAAAGTGCACCGGCGGAATCACGGGCGGCGCTCGTATATGCCGGACGATTTTTGGAAGCGGGACTCGCTTCCCTTGTGCGGGAATATCCGCGCAACGTAGAATTGAAGATACAAACTGATTAA
- the nadD gene encoding nicotinate (nicotinamide) nucleotide adenylyltransferase, whose product MKIALLGGAFNPLHIGHAMLAEIAAGELGFDKVLFVPTFIPPHKRFADAASAKDRLGMVKAFCKDSPHFAAEACEIERGGVSYTFDTLQYIIKKFGDSIEGKPALIIGEENAREFEKWYRASDVASVADIVIARRQKGAGGEDVKAFQNTPVGNYTGGFDGGVESVFFPFPHRLLDNPPLTLSSTEIRSRIGSGKSWRYLVPESVFRYIIRKRLYGYGRF is encoded by the coding sequence ATGAAAATCGCTTTGCTCGGCGGTGCGTTCAATCCGCTGCATATCGGACACGCCATGCTTGCCGAAATCGCAGCGGGCGAGCTCGGTTTCGATAAAGTGCTCTTCGTTCCGACTTTTATCCCGCCGCACAAACGCTTTGCGGACGCGGCTTCTGCGAAAGACAGGCTCGGCATGGTGAAAGCGTTTTGTAAAGATTCTCCGCACTTTGCAGCCGAAGCGTGCGAAATCGAGCGAGGCGGGGTTTCGTATACTTTCGATACACTGCAGTATATTATTAAAAAATTCGGCGATTCGATCGAAGGAAAGCCCGCGCTCATCATCGGGGAGGAAAACGCGCGCGAGTTCGAAAAGTGGTACCGCGCATCCGATGTCGCATCCGTTGCCGATATCGTCATCGCGCGGAGGCAAAAGGGCGCGGGCGGAGAAGACGTCAAAGCATTTCAAAATACGCCTGTAGGAAACTATACCGGCGGATTTGACGGAGGAGTGGAGTCCGTGTTTTTTCCGTTCCCGCACAGGCTTCTCGACAATCCTCCGCTTACGCTATCTTCGACCGAAATCCGTTCCCGCATCGGTTCGGGAAAAAGCTGGCGTTACCTTGTTCCCGAAAGCGTTTTTCGATATATTATACGGAAAAGGCTTTATGGATACGGAAGATTTTAA
- the yqeK gene encoding bis(5'-nucleosyl)-tetraphosphatase (symmetrical) YqeK → MDTEDFNGSSALIDRVKDYAKAVLTKERYEHSVRVAETAFRLCKKYGLDASRGYLAGIAHDMCKDMSDEKIAALAREDGKAITELEAKKPSLLHGRAAALMLRRDFGVTDKDILQAVAVHTFGEEGMCALSKVVYAADKIEPGRPQATKAYLASLEHLSLDELVEKVLADGIAYLKKKGCTVAPESEKLLCSLNRR, encoded by the coding sequence ATGGATACGGAAGATTTTAACGGCAGTTCCGCGCTCATCGACCGCGTCAAAGATTATGCGAAAGCGGTTTTAACAAAAGAGCGCTACGAACATTCGGTGCGCGTCGCCGAAACCGCTTTCCGGCTTTGTAAAAAATACGGATTGGACGCTTCGCGCGGCTACCTTGCGGGCATCGCGCACGATATGTGCAAAGACATGAGTGACGAAAAGATCGCGGCACTCGCCCGTGAGGACGGAAAAGCGATCACTGAGCTTGAAGCGAAAAAGCCTTCCCTGCTGCACGGACGCGCGGCAGCTCTCATGCTCCGCCGCGATTTCGGCGTAACCGATAAAGACATACTGCAGGCGGTCGCCGTGCACACGTTCGGAGAAGAAGGTATGTGCGCTCTTTCGAAAGTCGTTTATGCGGCGGATAAAATCGAGCCCGGCCGCCCGCAGGCGACAAAAGCGTATCTGGCTTCTCTCGAGCACCTTTCGCTCGACGAACTTGTAGAAAAAGTGCTTGCCGACGGGATCGCGTATTTGAAAAAAAAGGGATGCACCGTCGCGCCCGAATCGGAAAAACTTTTGTGTTCGTTGAATCGCCGTTAA
- the rpsL gene encoding 30S ribosomal protein S12, which translates to MPTINQLIHQGRKSSANRTKAPALDSCPQKRGVCTRVMTMTPKKPNSALRKIARVRLSNGMEVTAYIPGIGHNLQEHSVVLVRGGRVKDLPGVRYHIIRGTKDTLGVDGRKRGRSKYGAKRAKA; encoded by the coding sequence ATGCCTACAATTAATCAGTTGATTCATCAGGGACGCAAGTCGAGCGCAAACAGAACGAAAGCGCCCGCTCTCGATTCGTGTCCGCAAAAACGCGGCGTATGCACTCGTGTTATGACGATGACGCCGAAAAAACCGAATTCCGCGCTGCGGAAAATTGCGCGTGTGCGGCTCAGCAACGGTATGGAAGTGACTGCGTATATTCCGGGCATCGGTCATAATTTGCAGGAACACTCGGTCGTGCTCGTCCGCGGCGGACGCGTAAAGGATTTGCCGGGCGTGCGCTATCACATTATCCGCGGCACGAAAGATACGCTCGGTGTCGACGGACGCAAACGCGGCCGCTCGAAATACGGCGCGAAGCGCGCTAAAGCGTAA
- the obgE gene encoding GTPase ObgE: MVQFADEALIEVRSGKGGNGCIAFRREKYIPRGGPNGGDGGKGGDVVFCVRRNMRTLAKLRNQVVFKAKNGGDGSGWNKYGKDGEDVVIAVPPGTTIRDAETDELIHDFTDEDENERFVFLNGGKGGWGNVHFKSSTNQAPRYAHPGTPGEVRKLRLELSIIADAGLVGFPNAGKSSLLNAFTNARPKIAPYPFTTKIPNLGVLRVDGERDIIIADIPGIIEGASEGAGLGFKFLKHISRTACLIYMIDCSDESCMTAYAALKKEIASYSPELAAKPKMVLCNKIDVEGAAENAQKIIKSIREAEKETPVIAISVTANMNMRSAKIGIIDMVDAASGAHTAACEGDDMRGNDESSFLSTRSVDESMETQYPGTERL, translated from the coding sequence ATGGTACAGTTTGCAGATGAAGCGTTAATTGAAGTCCGCTCGGGAAAAGGCGGAAACGGCTGCATCGCGTTTCGCAGAGAAAAATATATTCCGCGAGGAGGGCCGAACGGCGGCGACGGCGGCAAGGGAGGAGATGTCGTGTTTTGCGTCAGGCGCAATATGCGCACGCTTGCAAAGCTCCGCAATCAAGTCGTCTTTAAAGCGAAAAACGGCGGCGACGGTTCGGGCTGGAACAAATACGGCAAAGACGGAGAAGATGTCGTTATCGCCGTTCCGCCCGGCACGACGATACGGGATGCCGAAACGGACGAACTCATCCACGATTTTACCGACGAAGACGAAAACGAGCGCTTCGTTTTTTTAAACGGCGGTAAGGGCGGTTGGGGCAATGTCCATTTCAAGTCGTCGACGAATCAGGCGCCGCGTTACGCGCATCCGGGTACTCCCGGAGAAGTGAGAAAGCTCCGCCTCGAACTTTCGATCATAGCCGACGCGGGGCTCGTCGGTTTTCCGAACGCCGGTAAGTCGTCACTTTTAAACGCGTTTACGAACGCGCGTCCGAAAATCGCGCCGTATCCGTTTACGACGAAAATCCCCAATTTGGGAGTGCTCCGCGTCGACGGAGAGCGCGATATAATCATTGCCGATATACCTGGGATCATCGAAGGCGCGTCCGAAGGCGCGGGGCTCGGGTTTAAATTTTTAAAACACATTTCGCGCACGGCCTGCCTCATCTATATGATCGACTGTTCCGACGAAAGCTGCATGACCGCTTACGCTGCGCTGAAAAAAGAGATCGCTTCGTATTCGCCCGAGCTCGCTGCAAAGCCGAAGATGGTGCTGTGCAATAAAATCGACGTGGAAGGAGCTGCGGAAAACGCGCAAAAAATTATTAAATCGATTCGGGAAGCGGAAAAGGAAACTCCCGTTATCGCGATTTCGGTTACCGCGAATATGAATATGCGGAGCGCGAAGATCGGGATCATCGATATGGTCGATGCCGCTTCGGGTGCGCATACGGCTGCTTGTGAAGGAGACGATATGCGCGGAAATGATGAGTCGTCGTTTCTTTCGACGAGGTCGGTAGATGAAAGTATGGAAACGCAGTATCCGGGGACGGAGCGTTTATGA
- a CDS encoding LCP family protein, with protein MHIRDEQKGILFLILIFAIIAGVSVFIARLLRTDTVGKSLENDQVIRTLYVLDDGGGNALMTEVVIYYPVSKKADVVNIPYNVGGIYRVLEGVEGTQGRTDGIAVIYREKGIGAYLRQIENLLGTSIPFYSIVTLDDFITLTDMMGGLRVFISAPVDTLSPDGERWLLPSGAVTLDGDKVSTYLRYRLSEETDVDVYERYQNIMIAYFTQLGENKAMILAKKNIDKFLPLFSSNLDAKDFITHMSLLAEMNTEYIIKQNVTGRVSTVDGKQLLFPLNGGEFIKQAVAQSTNMLISTGNTMTSRIYVLEIQNGTTVQGLAHNTAILFQNASYDILSTQNADRNDYEKTVIIDHIGNREIAKMVGDFIRCTNIQEEEVRSDSVNESVASVDFTIILGKDFDGRYVRPSAN; from the coding sequence ATGCATATCCGTGACGAACAAAAAGGCATACTGTTTTTGATTCTCATATTCGCCATCATCGCGGGCGTTTCCGTTTTTATCGCGCGGCTGCTCCGCACCGATACGGTCGGCAAAAGCCTCGAAAACGATCAAGTGATCCGCACGCTGTACGTGCTCGATGACGGCGGCGGAAATGCGCTTATGACGGAAGTTGTCATCTATTATCCGGTTTCGAAAAAAGCGGACGTCGTCAATATTCCGTACAATGTCGGCGGTATCTACCGCGTGCTTGAAGGCGTCGAAGGTACGCAGGGGCGCACCGACGGTATTGCGGTCATCTATCGGGAAAAGGGAATAGGCGCGTATCTCCGGCAGATCGAAAATCTGCTCGGAACGTCGATACCCTTTTATTCGATCGTAACGCTCGACGATTTTATCACGCTGACCGATATGATGGGCGGTTTGCGCGTTTTTATTTCCGCACCGGTCGACACGCTTTCTCCTGACGGAGAACGCTGGCTTTTGCCGTCCGGAGCGGTAACGCTTGACGGCGATAAGGTTTCGACGTACCTCCGTTATCGATTGAGCGAAGAGACGGATGTCGACGTATACGAGCGTTATCAAAATATCATGATCGCCTATTTTACGCAGCTCGGCGAAAACAAAGCGATGATACTCGCGAAAAAAAACATCGATAAATTTTTGCCGCTCTTTTCGTCGAACCTCGATGCGAAAGATTTTATCACGCATATGTCGCTGCTTGCGGAAATGAACACGGAATACATCATCAAGCAAAACGTGACGGGAAGGGTAAGCACGGTCGACGGTAAACAGCTTCTTTTTCCGCTCAACGGCGGCGAGTTTATCAAGCAGGCGGTCGCCCAGTCGACGAATATGCTCATCTCTACCGGCAATACGATGACGAGCCGTATCTACGTGCTCGAAATTCAAAACGGCACGACGGTGCAGGGACTCGCGCACAATACGGCGATTTTGTTTCAAAACGCGAGTTACGATATTTTGAGTACGCAGAATGCCGACAGAAACGATTACGAAAAGACGGTGATCATCGATCATATCGGCAACAGGGAAATCGCGAAAATGGTCGGCGATTTTATCCGCTGCACGAATATTCAGGAAGAGGAAGTTAGGAGCGACAGTGTGAACGAATCGGTTGCGAGCGTTGACTTTACGATTATTTTGGGAAAAGATTTCGACGGCCGCTATGTGCGCCCGTCCGCGAATTGA